The genomic interval TCCGCGGTCTCCGGCAGACGGGCAGGATGTGAGAACAGTCCGGAGTCCGCGGGTGGTCGCGGGCGCCTACCAGAAAGAGAAAGAGGATCCCGGAGAGGAGCTTATCCGGCGGACGAGGGTAAGAAGGACTGACGAAGAAAGGATAGACGCTCAATACAACGAGGCTCTCAGGGCGATAAACTCCGGTCGGACCGGTGATGCCCGGAGGATATTCAACGATATTCTCGCAAGAAGGCCGGGTCACCTGGAATCTCTCAACAATCTCGGGGTCATCGCGGCTTCGCAGGGCAACAGGAAGGAGGCCGTCTCATATTTCAAAAGGGTCCTCGAATATGATGCCAATTACCCGAAGGCGTACAACAACCTGGGCCTTGTCATGATGTCCGAGGGGCAGGCCCAATTGGCGGAGGAGTATTTCCGCAAGGCCATCTCCCTCGATCCGAACGGTCTCGAGCCCTACATGAACCTCTGCGCTGTCCTGCGGACCCAGGCAAGATTTCAGGACGCGGAGAAGGTCATGGAAGCGCCGATGAAAAAGAACCCGAAAGACCCGCTTCTTTTTCTCTCCTACGCCGTCATCAAGGACAACCTCGGCCAGACCGGAGA from Syntrophorhabdus sp. carries:
- a CDS encoding tetratricopeptide repeat protein, translating into MSIIHDALKKAQEQRKGNASGIPVGGNEPGAKKKPSVALIAVVLALAVAVVAYLYIPAFHKGKALPPRQPKVPVSSPPGVAKTPGPVQNVSGPEAKPQATRTALAAAESRAVTEKKGAGPSQQQGLSAKKETPGPGAAKAPSAVKPVVGGKTPVPRSPADGQDVRTVRSPRVVAGAYQKEKEDPGEELIRRTRVRRTDEERIDAQYNEALRAINSGRTGDARRIFNDILARRPGHLESLNNLGVIAASQGNRKEAVSYFKRVLEYDANYPKAYNNLGLVMMSEGQAQLAEEYFRKAISLDPNGLEPYMNLCAVLRTQARFQDAEKVMEAPMKKNPKDPLLFLSYAVIKDNLGQTGEAVKYYRQYLSLAKPSDAQRNGVLERLKYLEGKK